A portion of the Rhodopirellula bahusiensis genome contains these proteins:
- a CDS encoding flagellar hook assembly protein FlgD: MSAASQITGASAASSFSSSEQASQISDSANEGYNSLDVDSFLQLLINELQNQDPLDPVDNAQMVQQIAQIREIGATDELTNTLSDLSNSQQLVTASGLIGRTVTGLADDQSNTTGVVDKITVETNDDNQTRSVKVHVGQKTMEIENIRQIQTE, from the coding sequence ATGTCCGCTGCTAGTCAAATAACCGGTGCCTCCGCCGCCTCCAGTTTCTCGTCGAGCGAACAGGCTTCCCAAATCAGCGACAGCGCCAACGAGGGGTACAACTCGCTGGACGTCGACAGTTTTCTGCAATTGCTGATCAATGAATTGCAGAACCAGGATCCTTTGGACCCGGTCGACAACGCCCAAATGGTCCAGCAAATCGCACAGATTCGTGAAATCGGCGCGACCGACGAACTGACCAACACGTTGAGCGACCTTTCCAATAGCCAACAACTGGTGACCGCCAGCGGTTTGATCGGGCGCACCGTAACGGGATTGGCGGACGATCAGTCCAACACGACGGGTGTGGTCGACAAGATCACCGTTGAAACAAATGACGATAACCAGACACGTTCGGTCAAAGTTCACGTGGGTCAGAAGACGATGGAGATAGAGAATATCCGTCAAATTCAAACTGAGTAA
- a CDS encoding HlyD family secretion protein — translation MRHAVKTIVCLIAGLCASTPVHAADPVEQGQVKTNVVEVRDVVVDFRQQVDVPALQSGAVAELSVRPNQFIRQKDVLGRLDSQSLVIRRRAASLQYESAKLITSDDLEMQFAETSLAEAEAELEASNATDQKFNGAVSSNQLRRMRLAVERARLEVARTKKQIRQAEIDTQLAAADLALIDDELAQLNCVSPIDGVVLTVHREAGEWIAKGQPWVTVASAGELTLHALVDADELSPATCVGLDVSVHWGNEADGTAKMLAGKITSVDPTRLPGNRFRLHAEVQNRRQTHDGSVPPRTAIVPGSGHSVDQHWQLLPGAQVTMRIYRSRDEMAWRMDRERSRPYGGNVR, via the coding sequence ATGCGACATGCCGTCAAAACAATCGTTTGCCTGATCGCTGGACTCTGTGCCTCGACACCAGTCCACGCTGCCGATCCGGTTGAACAAGGCCAGGTGAAAACCAACGTGGTCGAAGTTCGTGATGTCGTGGTTGATTTCCGTCAACAAGTCGACGTGCCGGCGCTGCAAAGCGGTGCGGTGGCGGAACTGAGCGTGCGCCCCAATCAATTTATTCGTCAAAAGGATGTGCTTGGACGATTGGATTCGCAGTCTTTGGTCATTCGACGTCGGGCCGCTTCGCTGCAGTATGAATCCGCCAAGCTGATCACCAGCGACGATCTCGAAATGCAATTCGCGGAGACTTCGCTCGCCGAAGCGGAGGCGGAATTGGAAGCCAGCAATGCGACCGATCAAAAGTTCAACGGTGCGGTCTCGTCGAATCAATTGCGGCGAATGCGATTGGCGGTGGAACGTGCTCGTTTGGAAGTCGCTCGAACGAAAAAGCAAATTCGCCAAGCCGAGATTGACACTCAGCTTGCTGCCGCCGATCTCGCGTTGATCGATGATGAGTTGGCTCAATTGAATTGCGTCAGCCCCATCGATGGCGTCGTTTTGACGGTGCATCGTGAGGCCGGTGAATGGATCGCGAAAGGCCAACCTTGGGTGACCGTTGCCTCCGCGGGTGAGTTGACGTTGCACGCGTTGGTGGATGCGGATGAGCTTTCGCCGGCGACCTGCGTTGGTCTGGATGTCAGCGTGCACTGGGGGAACGAAGCCGATGGGACCGCGAAGATGTTGGCGGGGAAAATCACTTCGGTGGATCCGACTCGCTTGCCCGGCAATCGCTTTCGTTTGCACGCCGAAGTTCAAAATCGAAGACAAACCCATGACGGTTCGGTGCCGCCGCGGACCGCGATTGTTCCGGGGTCGGGACACAGCGTCGACCAGCATTGGCAGTTGTTACCCGGTGCCCAAGTCACCATGCGTATCTATCGCTCTCGTGACGAAATGGCTTGGCGAATGGATCGCGAGCGATCTCGACCGTATGGCGGGAACGTGCGATGA
- a CDS encoding HlyD family efflux transporter periplasmic adaptor subunit: protein MTSTASSEPFVFAPSGSAANGSAGIGSSARGTSSSGPANQSPHSLVDQARHEITHIVREVAAASHEPRKKADYFRFLADRLLRAMAGHGVVIWTRPVEEDSTVNDYAVEHRLGRVTDLALVDEAEQVHQCLLAEVATGGAPVVVPPTPGADQVDVPANPLPYPAAIVPIRIDPSSAIPEGLIEVFLDEGGTAASQRGALRFLAQMSDLAGEFLRIRRLKKLSQLLDATGRVDEAVQCLHRMTSTRTIQAAWVDSAAELLRLPRVALCRVDTAQPQIVAVSHVDRIDRHSGSAKAICRATKLRLQTQHGLWFADCQNSSAQSDSDETLVENAESSSNASSSPNEPSWVVASHPDSQWRLVGFASNETEYLAEEIYWGTLNRLLVGGASAWTAARRIECLPAGKWFARLLVEPDSMPTDAVRSSSFGSSGKNSRLVRSRLRKAVTGFAAMLSIAILMCLPMPSLVPVTGVIRPVELDTYHASSDAVVDSLHVDHGQLVKRGDVLATLLSTDLQEQETSLLGRQAVLMRQQEQVNQTLMSRPSAQSNSEPIHDGREVEEEIESIQRQLTIIRESKDRLILRALRDGRVDAWRLQERLANRPLRRGDAVLNVIAEDTDWVVDARVPQTRLQTVDEALQSEALTADVGTAWSSEMNLSATAERFGPIVPDPTDGTPSVVMRLGLEQPPTLGDQPLAEMPARVTLHCGHTPVGWFLVQDVVHWCQVQWGGYF from the coding sequence ATGACATCGACCGCGTCCAGCGAACCGTTTGTCTTTGCACCCAGTGGCTCCGCTGCGAATGGATCCGCTGGAATCGGTTCGTCCGCGCGCGGAACCTCGTCTTCCGGACCAGCTAATCAGTCGCCTCATTCGCTGGTCGACCAGGCGCGACACGAGATCACTCACATTGTTCGCGAGGTCGCTGCGGCTTCGCACGAACCGCGAAAGAAGGCCGACTACTTTCGGTTTCTGGCCGATCGCCTGCTGCGAGCGATGGCCGGTCACGGCGTGGTCATTTGGACTCGTCCCGTTGAAGAAGACTCAACGGTCAATGACTACGCGGTCGAGCATCGTCTCGGTCGAGTGACCGATCTTGCTTTGGTGGATGAAGCCGAACAGGTTCACCAGTGTCTGCTTGCTGAAGTTGCGACGGGAGGTGCTCCGGTCGTTGTGCCACCCACGCCGGGCGCGGACCAAGTCGACGTCCCCGCCAATCCTCTGCCCTACCCCGCGGCGATTGTTCCGATTCGGATTGATCCGTCGTCGGCAATCCCAGAAGGTTTGATCGAAGTCTTTTTGGATGAGGGAGGGACAGCGGCGAGCCAACGTGGTGCTCTTCGGTTCCTCGCTCAAATGTCGGATCTCGCCGGCGAATTCCTGCGCATACGCCGGCTGAAGAAACTCAGCCAATTGCTCGATGCGACGGGACGGGTCGACGAAGCCGTCCAATGTTTGCATCGAATGACGTCAACGCGAACCATCCAAGCAGCTTGGGTCGATTCCGCGGCAGAGCTATTGCGACTGCCGCGAGTTGCACTGTGCCGGGTTGATACGGCTCAGCCGCAAATCGTTGCGGTCAGTCACGTCGACCGCATCGATCGACACAGCGGATCCGCGAAAGCGATCTGCCGGGCGACAAAGCTTCGCCTCCAAACACAACACGGACTTTGGTTCGCTGATTGTCAAAACTCTTCGGCGCAGTCCGATTCGGACGAAACGCTCGTTGAAAACGCTGAATCGTCATCGAATGCATCTTCATCGCCCAACGAACCATCGTGGGTGGTTGCCTCGCATCCAGATTCGCAGTGGCGGCTTGTTGGATTTGCATCGAATGAAACGGAGTATCTGGCGGAAGAAATCTATTGGGGCACGCTGAATCGTTTGCTTGTCGGCGGAGCTTCGGCGTGGACCGCTGCACGCCGCATCGAATGCCTGCCAGCTGGGAAATGGTTCGCACGTCTGTTGGTGGAACCGGATTCGATGCCGACCGATGCCGTTCGATCGTCAAGCTTCGGCTCGAGTGGCAAAAACTCTCGGCTCGTGCGATCTCGCCTGCGGAAAGCGGTGACAGGATTCGCTGCGATGCTATCCATCGCTATTCTCATGTGTTTGCCAATGCCGAGTTTGGTGCCGGTCACGGGAGTCATCCGGCCGGTCGAGTTGGACACGTATCACGCCTCCAGTGATGCGGTCGTCGATTCGTTGCACGTTGATCACGGCCAATTGGTGAAGCGCGGTGACGTCTTGGCGACGCTTCTGTCCACTGATTTGCAAGAGCAAGAAACCAGTTTGCTGGGCCGTCAAGCCGTGCTGATGCGACAGCAAGAGCAGGTCAATCAAACATTGATGTCGCGGCCTTCCGCCCAATCCAATTCGGAACCGATTCACGACGGACGCGAAGTCGAAGAAGAAATCGAGTCGATCCAACGGCAGCTGACAATCATTCGCGAGTCCAAGGACCGGTTGATCCTCAGGGCTCTTCGCGATGGACGTGTCGACGCGTGGCGATTGCAGGAACGGTTGGCCAATCGGCCGTTGCGCCGTGGGGACGCGGTGTTGAACGTGATCGCCGAAGACACCGATTGGGTCGTTGATGCACGTGTGCCGCAAACCCGATTGCAAACCGTCGACGAGGCTCTGCAATCCGAGGCTTTAACCGCCGACGTCGGCACGGCTTGGTCCAGCGAAATGAATCTGTCCGCGACCGCGGAGCGTTTTGGTCCGATCGTCCCGGATCCCACCGATGGAACTCCGTCGGTGGTGATGCGATTGGGATTGGAACAACCGCCCACACTTGGTGATCAACCACTCGCTGAAATGCCCGCTCGAGTCACGCTTCATTGCGGGCACACTCCGGTGGGATGGTTCTTGGTCCAGGACGTGGTGCATTGGTGCCAGGTCCAATGGGGAGGCTATTTCTGA
- a CDS encoding peptide chain release factor-like protein translates to MSLPMSDGVHPCFWPVEELEKRCQLRTQSRSGPGGQHRNRTASGAFLTFDTGVPEIGAITAEATEQRQQARNRSTALVRMRFLLAVTLRSRSPAEPGVDVKADNFSEVELELRARYRGSPMKLNDENVAKPAVLTLVLNDLWYAGGQPSLISAHWKTSTSKLVNLVRSHPPAFRLVNQVRQHHSRPPLR, encoded by the coding sequence ATGTCGCTTCCGATGTCGGATGGCGTTCACCCCTGTTTTTGGCCGGTCGAAGAATTGGAAAAACGCTGCCAATTGCGGACCCAATCTCGCAGCGGCCCGGGCGGGCAACATCGAAATCGAACCGCCTCGGGAGCGTTTCTGACATTTGATACGGGGGTCCCCGAGATCGGCGCGATCACGGCGGAGGCGACCGAGCAGCGACAGCAGGCTCGCAACCGATCGACGGCGCTCGTTCGAATGCGGTTTCTGCTGGCGGTCACGCTTCGATCACGCTCGCCGGCGGAACCTGGCGTGGATGTGAAAGCCGACAACTTTTCGGAAGTGGAACTGGAATTGCGTGCACGCTATCGCGGTTCACCGATGAAGCTCAATGACGAGAATGTCGCGAAACCGGCCGTGCTGACCTTGGTGCTCAACGACCTGTGGTACGCGGGCGGTCAGCCGAGTTTGATTTCCGCTCACTGGAAGACATCGACCAGCAAACTGGTGAACCTTGTCCGGTCGCATCCCCCGGCGTTTCGATTGGTTAATCAAGTCAGGCAGCATCACTCACGACCACCCTTGCGGTGA
- a CDS encoding biotin/lipoyl-binding protein gives MNSSHDASALRQDLHALPLPDGRGLVVVDDIGGRFARTTKRIWQTLQGSKSQESGAPSPSDSMFWHQAKAAGWLKRTDVEASTARSRWWHSPLSFRIPLASIDPVARRLVPISGLVFSPLAVALFSIAGLVSLLFWMVRWQQWAGSVPSLQTYLASLQPLTIAATFVLTKTAHELGHAVLCRRLGSRCGVIGVWWLCFMPCPYVDVTDVWRQPNAARRGAVMAAGIWVEWIIAMVALWVWWLAPSHEVRMTAMNVVLVCGVSTVLFNANPLMRYDGYFILSDLLDSPNLREEARRGLRSLLVSPVRRWHRYGKRVWSLAGYHIASKLYRISISIAIATFILQWAVGWGLWRIAIVVVAFAVVRYAIGGIRNLFRMIRGSGTWTGVPGGRRVGLAICFCIAVVSILMVPFPRYRHITGTVRVRDAVLVYLPRGGVIQSVHVRVGDRVEMGQPLAEVSDPALQLKLEKTRGQHSVIQERVHAMRLASLRTGISSRDWQTLEAASASLSSSQTQLQNRVDALSLFSPKSGLVLASSNSATPESSLRDWRMDDPFTLRPTVGQTTEDRIPWCRIASDARLEVVLEINASDRDRIAKDSPVRLTSSSMPGRKVETTVRVVSPMELASEATASPKVEEESAYEAVCDFPIGNALEPHEAGLRANPSTTDRELDVLLRWDGASCQAVLRLPPQPLWKDAKHSIERLMGI, from the coding sequence ATGAATTCATCTCACGATGCATCGGCCCTCCGTCAGGACTTGCACGCCTTGCCGTTGCCCGATGGTCGCGGATTGGTCGTGGTCGATGACATCGGTGGACGCTTCGCTCGCACGACCAAACGCATTTGGCAAACGCTGCAGGGTTCGAAATCCCAAGAATCCGGTGCACCGTCGCCGTCCGATTCGATGTTCTGGCACCAAGCCAAAGCGGCCGGGTGGCTCAAACGAACTGATGTGGAAGCATCAACCGCTCGGTCTCGTTGGTGGCATTCACCACTGTCCTTTCGTATTCCGCTGGCGTCGATCGATCCGGTGGCCCGTCGTTTGGTCCCGATCAGCGGGCTGGTTTTTTCGCCGCTGGCGGTGGCCTTGTTCAGCATCGCTGGCTTGGTGTCGCTGCTGTTTTGGATGGTGCGCTGGCAGCAATGGGCGGGGTCAGTGCCTTCGCTGCAAACCTACTTGGCATCTCTGCAGCCACTGACGATCGCAGCCACATTTGTACTCACCAAGACCGCTCACGAACTCGGGCATGCCGTTCTTTGTCGGCGACTTGGTTCGCGCTGCGGTGTGATCGGTGTGTGGTGGTTGTGCTTCATGCCGTGTCCCTACGTCGACGTCACCGATGTGTGGCGACAACCCAACGCGGCACGACGCGGTGCGGTGATGGCGGCCGGGATTTGGGTGGAGTGGATCATCGCGATGGTGGCGTTGTGGGTTTGGTGGTTGGCACCTTCTCACGAAGTCCGCATGACGGCGATGAATGTCGTTCTGGTTTGCGGGGTCAGCACTGTTTTGTTCAACGCCAATCCGCTGATGCGATACGACGGCTATTTCATTCTGAGTGATCTGCTCGACTCACCAAACTTGCGAGAAGAAGCACGACGTGGTCTTCGGTCGCTCCTTGTCTCGCCAGTGAGACGTTGGCATCGATATGGCAAACGAGTTTGGTCGTTAGCCGGCTATCACATCGCGTCCAAGCTGTATCGAATATCAATCAGCATTGCGATCGCCACATTTATATTGCAGTGGGCAGTCGGGTGGGGATTGTGGCGAATCGCCATCGTCGTCGTTGCTTTCGCTGTCGTTCGCTACGCAATCGGTGGCATTCGAAATTTGTTCCGAATGATTCGGGGAAGTGGTACTTGGACGGGAGTCCCTGGCGGGCGACGCGTTGGGCTGGCGATCTGCTTTTGCATCGCGGTCGTGTCCATCTTGATGGTTCCCTTTCCCCGATATCGACACATCACGGGGACCGTTCGGGTTCGAGATGCCGTGTTGGTTTATTTGCCCCGAGGCGGAGTCATTCAATCGGTCCACGTTCGCGTTGGCGACCGAGTTGAGATGGGGCAACCGTTGGCGGAGGTCTCCGATCCGGCGTTGCAGTTGAAGCTCGAGAAAACACGGGGCCAACACTCGGTGATCCAAGAACGTGTGCATGCGATGCGATTGGCTTCGCTGCGGACAGGGATCTCCTCCAGAGACTGGCAAACCTTGGAAGCGGCGTCCGCATCGTTGTCATCGAGTCAGACGCAGTTGCAGAATCGGGTCGATGCTTTGAGTTTGTTCAGCCCGAAGTCGGGTTTGGTGCTAGCCTCATCAAACTCCGCAACGCCCGAATCCAGCCTTCGCGATTGGCGTATGGATGACCCGTTCACGCTCCGGCCGACCGTCGGGCAAACGACCGAAGACCGAATTCCATGGTGCCGGATCGCTTCCGATGCTCGGTTGGAAGTTGTCTTAGAAATCAACGCCTCGGATCGAGATCGCATTGCGAAAGATTCGCCGGTACGCCTGACGTCTTCGTCGATGCCTGGCAGAAAGGTTGAAACGACTGTTCGCGTTGTGTCGCCCATGGAATTGGCAAGTGAGGCCACCGCTTCTCCCAAGGTAGAAGAAGAATCGGCTTACGAAGCCGTGTGTGATTTTCCGATCGGGAACGCGTTGGAGCCCCATGAGGCCGGGTTGCGGGCGAATCCCTCGACCACTGATCGGGAACTCGACGTGTTGCTACGCTGGGACGGAGCCAGTTGCCAAGCGGTGCTTCGGTTGCCTCCGCAACCATTGTGGAAAGATGCAAAGCATTCCATCGAACGGTTGATGGGCATCTGA
- a CDS encoding rhomboid family intramembrane serine protease gives MIPIRDDIPSRTTPVVNYLVIGLCALAFLAQQTSSDQSQGIVSGFAMVPLRLTDPDTTPVMQQPVAVQTPRGVEVVEVRQEIGPPAVPAWATLITCMFLHGGWMHFLGNMWFLYIFGDNVEDRLGHFGYALLYIGTGVLAGLAHLLSDPSSPVPTLGASGAIAGVMGAYAFLYPHARVLAVLPLMFVFPTFVLPGPVFLGIWFVIQLVNSLGSLAGGEAGGVAWWAHAGGFVAGAAAALLIGRSPLGHEAIKERRF, from the coding sequence ATGATCCCGATTCGCGATGACATTCCCAGCCGCACGACGCCGGTCGTCAACTACTTGGTGATCGGTTTGTGTGCGCTCGCTTTCTTGGCTCAGCAAACCTCTTCCGACCAAAGCCAAGGAATCGTCAGTGGATTCGCAATGGTTCCGTTGCGATTGACCGATCCTGATACGACGCCGGTTATGCAGCAACCCGTCGCCGTGCAAACGCCTCGTGGAGTGGAGGTGGTGGAAGTCCGTCAAGAGATCGGTCCTCCCGCCGTGCCAGCTTGGGCGACGCTGATCACTTGCATGTTTTTGCACGGTGGTTGGATGCATTTTCTGGGCAACATGTGGTTCTTGTATATCTTCGGTGACAACGTCGAGGACCGGCTGGGGCACTTTGGATACGCATTGCTATACATCGGAACGGGGGTTCTGGCTGGGCTCGCGCATTTGCTCAGCGACCCGAGCAGTCCCGTACCGACGCTCGGTGCCAGCGGAGCGATCGCGGGTGTGATGGGAGCGTACGCGTTCCTGTACCCGCACGCTCGAGTGTTGGCCGTTCTTCCATTGATGTTCGTGTTCCCGACCTTTGTTCTGCCGGGGCCTGTGTTCCTGGGAATCTGGTTCGTGATCCAGCTCGTCAACAGTCTCGGTTCACTGGCCGGGGGAGAAGCAGGCGGAGTCGCCTGGTGGGCACACGCGGGAGGTTTCGTCGCCGGGGCCGCCGCTGCATTGCTGATCGGCCGCTCACCGCTGGGACACGAAGCGATCAAAGAACGGCGGTTCTGA
- a CDS encoding flagellar hook-basal body complex protein produces MGLQSALTTALTGLSAAETQIDVIGNNLANSQTVGFKSSDAVFATQFLQTLSLGAGPSANNGGTNPRQIGLGVQVAEIAANHNQGTIEISSSSSDLAIQGDGFFQVEAADGEKLYTRNGIFKLNSDAELVNATGQRLLGYGIDEQFRLQTDSLVPLSVPLGTKTVAKATENVTFEGTLTPEGDVASAGQVIESLHLGDSQVPRPDASGISVETSPIADHTTVSGTVGAGSLTAGTYQYKFALVDASGNETKPSAARSFTVGTNGNVDLSNLPQDPLGGDFPTVNIYRTGPNGTEFEFLASATAGGTFNDDGSTALSGTAIDEDTLTGNYTYMVTYYSAGDPESRPSSYLGPKSVVDGRITLSDFPTPPTPPSGGGFPAYDSVRIYRNLAGDQNNFYLVGEVAPGETFTDAQTDAEISDLSDPSNQLLDMDGPAVNSNTLLTDVLRRDGLTYEQIFSEGTLSYTGRKGGSNLGTKELEITSTSTMQDLLDFVADASGIQTLQIDAANPIPRSENNIEGESGDLTAGAYIQDGKIRLVSNNGEANAVDIELSAFRLTDELGQISTPNLAFGVQQEAIGQSASSDFVVYDSLGVPINVRVSATLESRTDQATVYRWYADSPDNSVTGSTDITVGTGLIQFDGNGNFVTATEETISINRQGVPSVSPLQFEMDFSLVSGLATEEATLAATQQDGSEPGVLNSFAVGDDGTIRGVFSNGISRDLGQLQLARFANPAGLEARGLNLYAEGVNTGLPVIGQPGENGIGTVIGGALELSNTDIGKDLVELVLASTQYRGNSRVITTTQQLIDELLNLRR; encoded by the coding sequence ATGGGACTTCAATCAGCCCTGACGACTGCCCTGACCGGACTGAGTGCTGCCGAAACACAGATCGATGTGATCGGCAACAACCTGGCGAACTCGCAAACGGTCGGTTTCAAATCATCCGATGCGGTCTTCGCAACACAGTTCCTTCAAACGTTGTCGCTCGGAGCCGGTCCTTCGGCCAACAACGGTGGTACCAACCCCCGGCAAATCGGTCTGGGTGTTCAGGTCGCGGAAATCGCTGCCAACCACAACCAGGGCACGATTGAAATCAGCAGCAGTAGCAGTGACCTCGCGATTCAGGGCGATGGATTTTTCCAGGTCGAAGCTGCCGACGGCGAAAAGCTGTACACGCGAAACGGTATTTTCAAACTCAACAGTGACGCGGAACTCGTCAACGCAACCGGCCAACGACTGCTCGGTTACGGCATCGATGAACAGTTCCGTTTGCAAACCGATTCGCTGGTCCCGTTGTCCGTTCCCTTGGGAACCAAAACCGTTGCCAAAGCGACCGAGAATGTTACGTTCGAAGGCACACTGACCCCCGAAGGCGATGTCGCCTCCGCGGGACAAGTGATCGAAAGTCTTCACCTGGGCGACAGCCAGGTCCCACGTCCAGACGCCAGCGGTATCTCCGTTGAGACGTCGCCCATCGCCGACCACACGACCGTCTCCGGCACCGTTGGCGCGGGTTCGCTCACGGCGGGAACGTACCAGTACAAATTCGCTTTGGTCGACGCCAGCGGCAATGAAACAAAGCCAAGCGCCGCACGTTCATTCACAGTCGGAACCAACGGCAATGTGGACCTGAGCAACCTGCCACAAGACCCGTTGGGCGGCGACTTCCCAACGGTCAACATCTATCGCACCGGCCCCAACGGAACCGAGTTTGAATTCCTCGCTTCGGCGACTGCTGGCGGCACGTTCAACGATGATGGCTCGACGGCGTTGTCGGGAACAGCGATCGACGAAGACACGCTGACGGGCAACTACACCTACATGGTGACTTACTACAGCGCGGGCGACCCAGAAAGTCGTCCAAGTTCGTACTTGGGTCCCAAGAGCGTTGTCGATGGCCGCATCACGTTGAGCGATTTTCCAACGCCTCCAACGCCTCCATCCGGCGGTGGGTTCCCCGCCTATGACTCGGTTCGCATCTATCGAAACCTTGCCGGTGACCAAAACAACTTCTACTTGGTCGGTGAAGTTGCTCCCGGTGAAACCTTCACCGATGCGCAAACGGACGCAGAGATTTCTGATCTATCCGATCCCAGCAATCAGTTGCTGGACATGGACGGTCCCGCGGTGAACTCGAACACATTGTTGACCGATGTGCTTCGCCGTGATGGATTAACCTACGAACAGATCTTCAGCGAAGGAACGTTGAGCTACACCGGTCGAAAAGGCGGTTCGAACCTGGGCACGAAGGAACTGGAAATCACTTCAACCAGCACGATGCAAGACTTGCTGGACTTCGTCGCGGACGCCTCCGGCATTCAAACGTTGCAGATCGACGCCGCGAACCCGATTCCTCGATCGGAAAACAACATCGAAGGCGAGTCGGGCGATTTGACGGCGGGTGCTTACATCCAAGACGGAAAGATTCGACTGGTTTCCAACAACGGCGAAGCCAACGCGGTCGACATCGAGCTGTCTGCTTTCCGATTGACTGACGAACTGGGCCAAATCAGCACGCCCAACTTGGCATTCGGCGTGCAACAAGAAGCGATTGGCCAAAGTGCTTCGAGTGACTTCGTGGTTTATGACTCGCTCGGTGTGCCAATCAACGTCCGCGTTTCTGCGACGCTGGAAAGCCGCACCGACCAAGCCACGGTCTATCGGTGGTATGCGGACAGTCCTGACAACTCGGTGACCGGCAGCACGGACATCACGGTCGGTACAGGCTTGATTCAGTTCGACGGAAACGGCAACTTCGTGACCGCGACCGAAGAAACGATCTCGATCAACCGCCAAGGCGTGCCCAGCGTTTCGCCATTGCAATTTGAAATGGACTTCTCGCTCGTTTCCGGTTTGGCAACGGAAGAAGCCACGCTTGCTGCGACGCAGCAGGACGGTAGCGAACCAGGGGTTCTGAACAGCTTCGCAGTGGGTGATGACGGAACCATTCGCGGTGTGTTCAGCAACGGTATTTCGCGAGACTTGGGCCAGCTTCAATTGGCACGTTTTGCCAACCCCGCCGGTTTGGAAGCTCGTGGTTTGAACCTTTACGCCGAAGGCGTGAACACCGGTTTGCCCGTCATCGGTCAACCCGGCGAGAACGGCATCGGCACGGTAATCGGTGGTGCCCTGGAATTATCCAACACGGACATCGGCAAGGACTTGGTCGAACTGGTCCTCGCCAGCACTCAGTACCGGGGCAACAGCCGAGTGATCACGACCACGCAGCAGCTCATCGACGAGCTGCTCAACCTGCGACGATAG
- a CDS encoding VanZ family protein, giving the protein MVHAPLFAGLTLLTLVLLQSMRPRTFGTTAWAIRLAFIAATLFVAGTLVEMLQGMIGRSASVHDAIANGLGILAATAWFAASGLESSVGRRALQLLGAIFIGLTWWGPFTIIRDCLKVDSDFPRIASFETPIEITRWHFNRGRRGRTKSNVTDGEFALKWTPKDAPHPAMTLLEVASDWSEVETLELDIVLNSKQPPADLVQPEQPDRTWELIVKVIDEDHEDYHEDVAKHYVTLRSGEPQHVVFPRQSIINGPKDRELDMTRIKMVSVLIYQPGPDVELVVDHVHATLKQPDAEQKQ; this is encoded by the coding sequence ATGGTTCACGCCCCACTTTTCGCGGGGCTGACATTGTTGACTTTGGTCTTGTTGCAATCGATGCGGCCGCGAACGTTTGGTACGACTGCCTGGGCAATCAGGCTGGCGTTCATCGCGGCGACCTTGTTTGTCGCGGGCACCCTTGTCGAGATGCTGCAAGGCATGATTGGTCGGTCCGCTTCGGTTCACGATGCGATCGCCAACGGACTCGGAATCCTAGCCGCGACGGCATGGTTTGCCGCCAGCGGATTGGAATCATCAGTGGGACGACGCGCACTGCAACTGCTCGGTGCAATCTTCATTGGACTGACATGGTGGGGCCCCTTCACAATCATTCGCGACTGTTTGAAAGTCGATTCGGACTTCCCTCGCATTGCCTCTTTTGAAACCCCCATCGAAATCACTCGCTGGCATTTCAATCGCGGCCGGCGAGGGCGCACCAAGTCCAACGTGACCGACGGCGAATTCGCTTTGAAATGGACTCCCAAGGATGCCCCGCATCCCGCGATGACGCTGCTGGAAGTTGCTTCGGATTGGTCCGAAGTGGAAACGCTGGAACTCGATATCGTGCTGAATTCCAAACAGCCACCCGCGGACCTCGTCCAGCCGGAACAGCCCGACCGAACGTGGGAATTGATCGTCAAAGTCATCGACGAAGACCATGAGGACTACCACGAAGACGTCGCCAAACACTACGTGACGCTCCGATCGGGCGAACCTCAACACGTTGTTTTCCCTCGTCAATCCATTATCAACGGACCGAAAGATCGCGAGCTGGACATGACCCGCATCAAGATGGTCAGTGTGTTGATCTACCAACCTGGCCCGGACGTCGAATTGGTCGTGGATCACGTGCACGCGACCTTGAAACAGCCCGACGCCGAACAGAAACAATGA